In Methanothrix sp., a genomic segment contains:
- a CDS encoding shikimate kinase, with protein sequence MNMRGYGRSNGAASVLNAVANWKGSAFAIELETRAEVELDSSPAIRGDVPGVDTSLIERCVERLLEHLGLEYGGRVRTSSEIPVASGLKSSSAAANAVILAALDALDMDMDLVRAARIGVEAAREVGVTITGALDDALASMLGGVVVTDNHRMSLLRRDELHCSVMLLVPDRRIFSRDTDISRSRVIAPMADLAFDLAMKGEYGRAMTLNGLAYCAALGLSSEPLILALEEGAWGASLSGTGPSYAALIDESRMDGLEESWRALGGRVIRTKADNRPASRGRGF encoded by the coding sequence TTGAATATGAGAGGATATGGGCGGTCGAATGGCGCAGCCTCAGTTCTCAATGCTGTGGCAAACTGGAAGGGCTCAGCCTTTGCAATCGAGCTTGAAACCCGAGCGGAGGTGGAACTGGACAGCTCCCCTGCCATCAGAGGGGATGTCCCGGGTGTGGATACCAGCCTGATTGAGCGCTGTGTGGAGAGGCTCTTGGAGCATCTGGGCCTTGAGTATGGTGGCCGGGTGAGGACCTCCAGTGAGATCCCCGTGGCCAGCGGTCTGAAGAGCAGCAGCGCCGCTGCCAATGCCGTTATCCTGGCAGCTCTCGATGCCCTCGATATGGATATGGATCTGGTGAGAGCGGCCAGGATCGGGGTGGAGGCAGCAAGGGAGGTGGGAGTCACCATAACCGGCGCTCTGGATGATGCTCTGGCCTCGATGCTCGGCGGGGTGGTGGTGACCGATAACCACAGGATGTCCCTCCTTCGCAGGGATGAGCTTCACTGCAGTGTTATGCTCCTGGTTCCCGATCGGAGGATCTTCTCACGAGATACTGATATCTCTCGATCCAGGGTTATTGCCCCTATGGCAGATCTGGCCTTCGATCTGGCCATGAAGGGCGAGTACGGCCGGGCCATGACACTGAATGGTCTGGCCTATTGCGCTGCTCTGGGCCTCTCCTCTGAGCCCCTGATCCTGGCGCTGGAGGAGGGGGCGTGGGGGGCCAGCCTCTCTGGAACGGGTCCCTCTTATGCCGCTCTGATCGATGAGAGCAGGATGGATGGCCTGGAAGAGTCCTGGAGGGCGCTGGGCGGAAGAGTGATAAGAACGAAAGCAGATAACAGGCCTGCATCCAGGGGGCGAGGATTCTGA
- the pheA gene encoding prephenate dehydratase translates to MKTRIGVLGPEGTYSEKAALIWSEGMPTASLAYYEDFDDVLRAVEEGELDYGIVPLENSLEGAVTVVNDLLLRMSVVIVGEVNVPVRHCLVGRGEGEIRVILSHPQALAQCRQFIREHYPGAETRTTGSTSHAARLAQEFGEMAAIADAGAAERYGLRILARDVQDVRENVTRFIVTGRQSPPPSGRDKTSLIIHLDQDRPGALYAILKEFAERNINLTRIESRPSRLRLGDYYFYIDLEGHQDNSEVRDALERIRAKAGMVKVLGSYPATAEKDKKIRG, encoded by the coding sequence TTGAAGACCAGGATAGGAGTGCTCGGCCCAGAGGGGACCTACTCTGAGAAGGCGGCTTTGATCTGGTCGGAGGGCATGCCCACAGCGAGCCTGGCCTACTATGAGGACTTTGATGACGTCCTGCGAGCGGTGGAAGAGGGCGAGCTGGACTACGGGATCGTCCCCCTGGAAAACAGCCTGGAGGGAGCAGTGACCGTGGTCAATGATCTTCTCCTGCGTATGAGTGTGGTGATAGTGGGGGAGGTCAATGTCCCGGTGAGGCACTGCCTGGTGGGCCGGGGGGAGGGAGAGATCAGGGTCATTCTATCCCATCCCCAGGCATTGGCTCAGTGCCGCCAGTTCATTAGAGAGCACTATCCAGGAGCGGAGACCAGAACCACGGGATCGACCAGCCATGCCGCCCGCCTGGCGCAGGAGTTTGGGGAGATGGCGGCGATTGCAGACGCCGGAGCAGCAGAGAGGTACGGCCTGCGCATACTGGCCAGGGATGTACAGGATGTGAGGGAGAATGTCACCAGGTTCATAGTGACAGGACGGCAGAGCCCTCCCCCCTCGGGCAGGGACAAGACATCGCTCATCATCCACCTGGATCAGGACAGGCCGGGGGCCCTTTATGCTATATTGAAGGAGTTTGCCGAACGCAACATAAACCTGACCCGGATAGAGTCCCGGCCCAGCCGCCTGCGCCTGGGGGACTATTACTTTTATATCGACCTGGAGGGGCATCAGGATAACAGCGAGGTTAGGGATGCCCTGGAGAGGATAAGGGCCAAGGCGGGAATGGTCAAGGTCCTGGGATCCTATCCCGCAACGGCTGAAAAAGATAAAAAGATAAGAGGATAG
- a CDS encoding SagB/ThcOx family dehydrogenase produces MSGQLDRIIAYHRETKHHTNRMARGPGRMDWANQPDPYRSYEGAERIALDRLGFEGISGQPRPLSLNRENLSRFFFESLALSARKAVAGSEWSLRVNPSSGNLHPTECYLLAGGGERLDLSSGIYHYQPKDHSLEFLAGLDDEGWQSIHLPPGALLLILTSIHWRESWKYGARAFRYCMLDLGHALAAAGESARCLGWEMALLDDMGTEDLSRILWNGPEGLDADLRSGAERPDLMLTLFSDGRAHRVVEGLASIAKLRSRSLPLRPNILSPSIIPWQEIDMVSRAARKPATSDIYHRSHPMAEKMLQDEPGEGSDPSRKADSSSHYCHLLRHRRSAQAMDARAMMPLESFHSILKATLPERANPALPWRPQVNLVLFVHRVEGMERGLYILLRDGSSKRELKEAMDPDFLWERPSRTPAGLQLHQLAAGDGRLAARESSCRQDIAADGCFAAAMISRFEEPIAEYGPWFYSRLYWECGLIGQALYLSSEAEGFRGCGIGCFFDDMVHSMLGLSGLGHQDLYHFTVGRALIDPRLIDLPSYG; encoded by the coding sequence TTGTCCGGACAACTGGATAGGATCATCGCTTATCATCGGGAGACAAAGCATCATACCAATAGAATGGCTCGCGGCCCGGGAAGGATGGATTGGGCAAATCAGCCCGATCCCTACCGCAGCTATGAAGGGGCAGAGAGAATCGCCCTGGATCGCTTGGGATTCGAGGGCATATCTGGCCAGCCCAGGCCCCTTTCTCTGAACAGGGAAAACCTCTCCCGGTTCTTCTTCGAGAGCCTGGCCCTCTCCGCCAGGAAAGCCGTTGCGGGCTCGGAATGGAGCCTGAGGGTCAATCCCTCCAGCGGCAACCTCCATCCCACAGAATGCTATCTATTGGCGGGAGGAGGCGAGAGGCTGGACCTCTCTTCAGGGATATACCACTACCAGCCAAAGGATCATTCCTTGGAGTTCCTGGCGGGATTGGATGATGAGGGCTGGCAGTCCATCCATCTCCCTCCGGGCGCTCTTCTTCTCATCCTCACCTCCATCCACTGGCGCGAGTCCTGGAAGTATGGGGCGAGGGCCTTTCGCTACTGCATGCTCGATTTGGGGCATGCTCTGGCTGCAGCCGGCGAGTCGGCCCGATGCCTGGGCTGGGAGATGGCCTTGCTGGATGACATGGGCACGGAGGATCTGTCCAGGATCTTATGGAATGGGCCGGAGGGATTGGATGCCGATCTCCGCTCCGGGGCGGAGAGGCCTGATCTGATGCTCACCTTATTCAGCGATGGCAGGGCTCATAGAGTTGTAGAGGGCCTCGCCTCCATTGCCAAGCTCAGGAGCAGAAGCCTTCCCCTTCGCCCCAATATCCTGAGCCCCAGCATCATCCCCTGGCAGGAGATCGATATGGTGAGCCGGGCAGCGAGAAAGCCGGCCACCTCTGATATCTATCATCGATCCCATCCAATGGCCGAGAAGATGCTGCAGGATGAGCCTGGAGAAGGATCGGACCCATCCAGAAAAGCAGACTCGTCATCGCATTACTGCCACCTCCTCCGTCACCGGCGCAGCGCCCAGGCCATGGACGCCAGGGCCATGATGCCTCTGGAGAGCTTTCATTCTATCTTGAAGGCAACACTGCCCGAAAGGGCAAATCCCGCTCTGCCCTGGAGGCCGCAGGTCAATTTAGTCCTCTTCGTCCACCGGGTGGAGGGGATGGAGCGGGGGTTGTACATCCTCTTGCGGGATGGCAGCTCAAAACGGGAGCTGAAGGAGGCGATGGACCCGGATTTTCTCTGGGAGAGGCCATCGCGCACTCCCGCTGGCCTGCAGCTCCACCAGCTCGCAGCGGGCGATGGCCGTCTGGCGGCCAGGGAATCCTCCTGCCGGCAGGATATAGCTGCGGATGGGTGCTTTGCCGCTGCCATGATATCCCGGTTTGAGGAGCCCATAGCTGAGTATGGCCCCTGGTTTTATTCCCGCCTGTATTGGGAATGCGGCCTGATCGGGCAGGCGCTTTACCTTTCAAGCGAGGCAGAGGGCTTTCGCGGCTGCGGAATAGGCTGCTTTTTCGATGATATGGTGCACAGCATGCTCGGCCTCTCGGGCCTGGGGCATCAGGACCTGTATCACTTCACTGTGGGCCGGGCGCTGATCGATCCCAGGCTGATCGACCTGCCCTCCTATGGCTGA
- the pyrI gene encoding aspartate carbamoyltransferase regulatory subunit: MDRSKDEPGGLRVKPINNGTVIDHIAEGQALNVLKILGISGTTGATVSVVMNVESKKLGRKDIVKVEDRELREEELDRIALIAPAASINIIRNCKVTEKRPVDLPDEIVGVVRCQNPNCISNTQEPIKSRMLVKGKNPVLLRCLYCEQPLTEGIAEYLI, translated from the coding sequence ATGGATAGATCGAAGGATGAGCCCGGCGGGCTTCGAGTCAAGCCCATCAATAACGGAACGGTGATAGACCACATTGCTGAGGGCCAGGCCCTAAACGTCCTGAAGATATTGGGAATATCTGGCACCACCGGCGCCACAGTCTCAGTGGTGATGAATGTGGAGAGCAAGAAGCTGGGAAGAAAGGATATAGTCAAAGTCGAGGATCGGGAGCTGAGAGAGGAGGAGCTGGACCGGATCGCCCTGATCGCCCCGGCAGCCTCCATCAATATCATCCGCAACTGCAAGGTGACCGAGAAGCGGCCAGTGGATCTGCCTGATGAGATCGTGGGGGTGGTACGCTGCCAGAATCCCAACTGCATATCCAATACCCAAGAGCCGATAAAGTCCCGCATGCTGGTCAAAGGAAAGAATCCGGTATTGCTCCGCTGCCTCTACTGCGAGCAGCCCCTCACTGAGGGGATAGCAGAATACCTGATCTGA
- a CDS encoding M42 family metallopeptidase — protein MSDIKRMLEKLSNAHGISGWEGSVQRIVQDEISPYVDEVRVDKLGNLIATKKGESPSIMIDAHADEIGLMVKQIDEKGFIRFIRIGGWFDQTLLNQRVIIHTSSGAVVGVIGSKPPHVMKDEDRKKVVEAKDMFIDIGCSSQEEAERLGILPGTPISIDREFAPLQGDIVTGKAFDNRAGLVVMIEALKRTKTKSTIYAVAAVQEEVGLKGAKTAAFGLDPDIAIAADVTIPGDHPGIEKKDAPIEMGKGPVLVLADGSGRGLIASPQVIEWLVGTAKEFEIPVQLEASDGGTTDATAIHLTRSGIPTGVISVATRYIHSPVEVLNLKDIDRAADLMARSLETASRYFRDGA, from the coding sequence ATGAGCGATATTAAAAGAATGCTGGAAAAGCTGAGCAATGCACATGGCATATCCGGATGGGAGGGCTCAGTGCAGAGGATTGTACAGGATGAGATCTCTCCTTATGTGGACGAGGTGAGAGTGGACAAGCTTGGCAACCTCATAGCCACGAAAAAAGGGGAGAGCCCATCGATCATGATCGATGCCCATGCAGATGAGATCGGCCTGATGGTAAAGCAGATAGATGAGAAAGGGTTCATCCGCTTCATTCGTATCGGCGGCTGGTTTGACCAAACCCTCCTCAACCAGAGGGTCATCATTCATACCAGCTCCGGGGCTGTGGTGGGGGTGATCGGCTCCAAGCCGCCTCATGTGATGAAGGATGAGGATAGGAAGAAGGTGGTGGAGGCAAAGGATATGTTCATCGATATCGGCTGCTCCAGCCAGGAGGAGGCAGAGAGGCTGGGAATCCTGCCTGGCACCCCCATCTCCATAGATAGAGAGTTTGCCCCCCTTCAGGGAGATATTGTGACCGGCAAGGCCTTTGACAACCGCGCCGGCCTGGTGGTGATGATCGAGGCCCTGAAGAGGACAAAGACGAAGTCCACCATCTATGCTGTGGCTGCAGTGCAGGAGGAGGTGGGTTTAAAAGGAGCTAAGACCGCCGCCTTTGGCCTGGACCCGGATATCGCTATTGCTGCTGATGTGACCATACCCGGCGACCACCCGGGGATCGAGAAGAAGGATGCGCCCATAGAGATGGGCAAAGGCCCGGTTCTGGTCTTGGCCGATGGCTCGGGAAGGGGGTTGATAGCCTCCCCTCAGGTGATTGAGTGGCTGGTGGGAACAGCCAAGGAGTTTGAGATTCCAGTTCAGCTTGAGGCCTCTGACGGGGGGACCACAGATGCCACTGCCATTCACCTAACCCGATCCGGGATTCCCACCGGGGTGATAAGCGTCGCCACCCGCTACATCCACTCCCCGGTAGAGGTGCTGAATTTAAAGGATATAGACAGGGCAGCAGATCTGATGGCCAGGAGCCTGGAGACAGCATCCAGATACTTCAGGGATGGGGCTTGA
- a CDS encoding AIR carboxylase family protein yields the protein MVDIAVISGSRSDHMIVDRVLKKLNEEGVSFEYRVLSAHRNPQELEEYITETDARVFIAIAGLSAALPGLIASRTLRPVIGVPVSAKLGGLDALLSIVQMPPGVPVACVGIDNGDNAALLAIRILKSGR from the coding sequence ATGGTTGATATTGCAGTTATCTCGGGGTCCAGATCGGATCATATGATTGTGGACAGGGTCCTGAAAAAGTTGAATGAGGAGGGCGTTTCATTTGAGTATCGGGTTCTCTCTGCTCACAGGAATCCTCAGGAGCTGGAGGAGTATATAACTGAGACTGACGCCCGGGTCTTCATCGCCATCGCCGGCCTCTCAGCTGCCCTGCCAGGTCTCATCGCCTCCCGGACTCTCCGTCCAGTGATAGGGGTTCCAGTTAGCGCGAAGCTGGGTGGCCTGGATGCACTGCTCTCCATCGTTCAGATGCCTCCCGGCGTTCCTGTGGCATGTGTAGGAATAGATAATGGTGATAATGCAGCGCTACTGGCTATTAGAATTCTGAAATCTGGAAGATAG
- a CDS encoding DUF1699 family protein → MRLRVVSARNEIPNLNPNEKTVHLAFRASNVDFLNLMQRCPRLRMIQVPPSYRKTMSNAIQVFLDMQGIELLEGDVWGHRKDLDEYFTVDDSTIEEIRSLAASGASMDEVASQIQKKARLGPELIKYIARTKATA, encoded by the coding sequence ATGAGACTCAGAGTTGTCAGCGCCAGAAATGAGATACCTAACCTCAATCCAAATGAGAAGACAGTCCATCTAGCATTCAGGGCCAGCAATGTAGATTTTCTCAACTTGATGCAGAGATGTCCGAGGCTAAGAATGATTCAGGTACCCCCCTCCTACCGCAAGACCATGTCCAATGCCATCCAGGTGTTCCTGGATATGCAGGGCATAGAGCTGCTGGAAGGGGATGTCTGGGGACATAGAAAGGATCTGGATGAGTATTTCACTGTGGATGATTCCACTATCGAGGAGATCCGCTCTCTTGCTGCCAGTGGTGCCAGCATGGACGAGGTGGCAAGCCAGATTCAGAAGAAGGCAAGGCTCGGCCCGGAGCTGATCAAGTATATAGCTCGAACCAAGGCCACTGCCTGA
- the pyrB gene encoding aspartate carbamoyltransferase: MFMKRHVLSMREFSKEEIDSVLDLAQSLEPMARGRKSDMLAGKILALLFFEPSTRTRMSFETAMKRLGGSVISLGPAEGSSISKGESLADTVRVIGGYADALVIRHPKEGSARLASQFSPVPVLNGGDGAGHHPTQTLLDLYTIRKESHLENLHIALVGDLKYGRTVHSLAYALSLYGADITLISPLTLRMPDSIKADLSSKGTIVRETSDLGEVIDNVDVLYMTRIQRERFPDPVEYQRVASSYRITPEFLARAPKDLIIMHPLPRVDEISPTVDDTIHARYFQQSFYGVPVRMALLKMLIGGG, encoded by the coding sequence ATGTTCATGAAGAGGCATGTTCTCAGCATGCGAGAGTTTTCTAAAGAGGAGATCGATTCCGTCCTGGATCTTGCTCAATCTCTGGAACCCATGGCTCGGGGGAGGAAGAGCGATATGCTCGCGGGCAAGATCTTGGCTCTTCTCTTCTTCGAGCCCTCCACCAGGACTCGAATGTCCTTTGAGACGGCGATGAAGCGACTCGGTGGGAGCGTTATAAGCCTCGGCCCGGCAGAGGGCAGCTCCATATCCAAGGGGGAATCGCTGGCGGATACAGTTCGGGTGATAGGGGGTTATGCCGATGCCCTGGTCATCCGCCATCCCAAGGAGGGTTCAGCCCGTCTGGCCTCCCAGTTCTCCCCTGTACCGGTGCTCAATGGCGGAGATGGAGCAGGCCACCATCCCACCCAGACCCTGCTGGATCTGTATACCATCAGAAAGGAGAGCCACCTGGAGAATTTGCATATCGCCCTGGTTGGCGATCTGAAGTACGGGCGCACTGTCCATTCCCTGGCTTATGCCCTATCCCTTTATGGAGCAGACATAACCCTGATCTCCCCCCTCACTCTTAGGATGCCCGATTCCATCAAGGCCGACCTCTCCAGCAAGGGCACCATTGTGCGCGAGACATCTGACCTGGGCGAGGTGATAGACAATGTGGATGTGCTCTATATGACCCGTATCCAAAGGGAGAGATTCCCAGACCCGGTGGAGTACCAGAGGGTGGCGAGCAGCTACCGCATCACCCCTGAGTTCCTGGCCCGCGCGCCGAAGGATCTGATCATCATGCATCCCCTCCCCCGGGTGGATGAGATATCGCCAACTGTTGATGATACCATCCATGCCCGCTACTTTCAACAATCCTTCTATGGAGTACCGGTGAGAATGGCCCTACTGAAGATGCTAATTGGAGGCGGCTAG
- a CDS encoding universal stress protein, whose product MYKRILIATDGSEKSKAAAKEGMELAKALGAEVIALNVVNEVVIASAVRQLGSERKDVEDRLKAAGEKAVGELKSMGASAGVNVDTVVRIGAPATAIIDTAGAEKADLIVVGSHGESGATKLLIGSVAQKVLYWATIPVLVVR is encoded by the coding sequence ATGTACAAGCGGATATTGATCGCCACAGATGGTTCAGAGAAATCTAAAGCAGCCGCTAAGGAGGGCATGGAGCTGGCAAAGGCATTGGGAGCAGAGGTCATAGCACTCAATGTGGTCAATGAGGTTGTTATTGCAAGCGCCGTCCGCCAGCTTGGATCGGAAAGGAAAGATGTCGAGGACAGGCTGAAGGCTGCAGGGGAGAAAGCAGTGGGAGAGCTCAAATCCATGGGTGCCTCCGCTGGGGTGAATGTTGATACCGTAGTGAGGATCGGCGCACCCGCAACTGCAATCATAGATACTGCAGGGGCAGAGAAGGCCGACCTGATAGTGGTGGGAAGTCACGGCGAGTCAGGTGCCACCAAGCTGCTGATCGGAAGCGTTGCACAGAAGGTTCTTTATTGGGCCACAATTCCTGTCCTGGTAGTGAGATGA
- a CDS encoding chorismate mutase yields the protein MQGARILTDLNRYRRDIEEIDQRIVELIDKRIGITKMIFEVKRREGRPIRDPEQEGRVLSRAVDLATEKNLDAGAIKGIYEILIQMSTKKQQELQDENQSRASERA from the coding sequence ATCCAGGGGGCGAGGATTCTGACGGATCTGAACAGATACAGGAGGGATATCGAGGAGATCGACCAGAGGATCGTGGAGCTCATCGATAAACGAATCGGAATCACCAAAATGATCTTCGAGGTCAAGAGGAGAGAGGGAAGGCCGATCCGCGATCCCGAGCAGGAGGGCAGGGTATTGAGCCGGGCGGTGGACCTGGCCACAGAGAAGAATCTGGATGCAGGCGCCATAAAAGGCATCTATGAGATCCTGATTCAGATGAGCACAAAAAAGCAGCAAGAGCTGCAGGACGAGAACCAAAGCCGAGCCTCTGAAAGGGCTTGA
- a CDS encoding peptidylprolyl isomerase, whose protein sequence is MTVKKGDFIRIDYTEFVDDQAIATTEKALAEERGIYSEDIQYGPHLIVMGAGQLVKGFEDDLVGKEIGYSGRVELGPEDAFGLHDPKKIETVPLNRFKEERPVPGMQVSIDDRAGTVSRVIGRKVSIDFNHPLAGKTVVYEYSIREAVEDQTERLKALIRTFGRVNLEAEIKDEIAVITVPWELNYYKEWIMIRRGLADLIIQHLGMKEVHYIEKHKGERVRAELISPPGKESEAGGAQDLPQGMEPKTIGESPAPEEGPASVVNSVSEESSVSGEKTAF, encoded by the coding sequence ATGACAGTAAAAAAAGGCGATTTCATCAGAATCGATTATACAGAGTTCGTTGACGACCAGGCGATTGCCACCACTGAGAAGGCTCTGGCTGAGGAGAGGGGTATTTACAGCGAGGACATCCAGTACGGCCCCCACCTGATAGTGATGGGAGCAGGCCAGCTGGTGAAAGGCTTCGAGGATGATCTGGTGGGCAAAGAGATAGGCTACTCTGGCCGGGTGGAGTTGGGGCCAGAGGATGCCTTCGGCCTGCACGACCCAAAGAAGATTGAGACGGTGCCATTGAACCGGTTCAAGGAGGAGCGGCCGGTACCAGGAATGCAGGTGAGCATTGATGACCGGGCAGGAACCGTCAGCAGGGTGATCGGCAGAAAGGTGAGCATAGACTTCAACCATCCTTTAGCAGGAAAAACGGTGGTCTATGAGTACAGCATAAGGGAGGCGGTGGAGGACCAGACTGAGAGGCTTAAAGCTCTCATCAGGACCTTTGGCCGGGTGAATCTTGAAGCTGAGATAAAGGATGAGATAGCAGTGATCACCGTTCCCTGGGAGCTGAACTATTATAAGGAATGGATTATGATCCGGCGCGGTCTGGCAGATCTGATAATCCAGCATCTGGGCATGAAAGAGGTGCACTACATAGAGAAGCATAAGGGAGAGAGGGTCCGGGCGGAGCTGATCTCGCCCCCGGGAAAGGAGAGCGAGGCCGGGGGAGCACAGGATCTGCCCCAGGGCATGGAGCCCAAGACGATAGGGGAGAGTCCCGCCCCAGAGGAGGGTCCTGCCTCAGTGGTGAACTCAGTCTCAGAGGAGAGCTCGGTCTCAGGAGAGAAGACTGCCTTCTGA
- a CDS encoding NAD(P)/FAD-dependent oxidoreductase, with the protein MKCDILVVGASSAGMMAATSAAEGGASVMLLDRNLGRLQHDANTLFEGMATLSGVRINDCLLRKELDGMRILSPSGRGVTIPAKGYFIDREAFDRHYLRLAEKAGVAPLSGEVKSIRLSGKERRVSLQGAEIHARVVIDASGIASGLSEKEGLRPMRHPEDIAWAMEADIEYPYLGEEMFFQYWLGSMAPGWKATFSPAGGDLATIGVFVRGHGRDVRPFFDRFSKLFQAYKASQYRDIDRMKILSIRRGGDPICVMPGEMVADSLMVTGGAAGQSGLAYSMRAGSICGTVAAEAVQRDDVSSRSLSEYVRRWRREFYWQYRMGRSSLLTLGQMRDEEIERLISGLTGRELLSKGSFLKKAVYAGTKVSMIRPRTLYDLLANLMRG; encoded by the coding sequence GTGAAATGCGATATACTGGTAGTGGGCGCCTCCTCCGCTGGAATGATGGCAGCCACATCTGCCGCCGAGGGTGGGGCCAGTGTTATGCTGCTGGACAGAAACCTCGGCCGCCTGCAGCATGATGCCAATACCCTCTTCGAGGGAATGGCCACCCTCTCCGGGGTTAGGATCAACGACTGTCTGCTCAGAAAGGAGCTGGATGGTATGCGCATTCTCAGCCCCTCCGGCCGGGGGGTCACCATCCCTGCCAAAGGCTACTTCATCGACCGGGAGGCCTTCGACCGCCATTATCTCCGCCTGGCAGAAAAGGCAGGGGTCGCCCCTCTCTCAGGTGAGGTCAAGAGCATTCGGCTAAGCGGCAAAGAGAGGAGGGTCAGCCTGCAAGGAGCAGAGATTCATGCGCGAGTGGTGATAGATGCCTCTGGGATTGCATCCGGGCTATCGGAGAAGGAGGGGCTGAGACCCATGCGCCACCCAGAGGACATCGCCTGGGCTATGGAAGCAGATATCGAATATCCCTATCTGGGCGAGGAGATGTTCTTCCAGTACTGGCTGGGCAGCATGGCACCGGGCTGGAAGGCCACATTCTCTCCCGCAGGAGGTGATCTGGCCACAATAGGGGTGTTCGTACGCGGTCATGGCCGGGATGTGAGGCCGTTCTTCGATCGGTTCAGCAAGCTATTCCAGGCTTATAAGGCCTCTCAATACAGAGACATTGACCGGATGAAGATACTATCCATCAGGAGGGGAGGAGATCCCATTTGCGTCATGCCCGGGGAGATGGTGGCCGACTCCCTGATGGTCACAGGCGGGGCAGCCGGCCAGAGCGGCCTGGCTTATAGTATGCGTGCCGGCAGCATCTGCGGCACAGTGGCAGCAGAAGCCGTACAGAGAGATGATGTATCCTCTCGCTCTCTATCCGAGTATGTGCGCCGGTGGAGGCGGGAGTTCTACTGGCAGTACCGCATGGGCAGATCATCCCTTCTCACCCTCGGCCAGATGAGGGATGAGGAGATAGAGAGGCTGATCTCGGGCCTCACGGGAAGGGAGCTGCTATCTAAAGGCTCCTTTCTAAAAAAAGCAGTCTATGCCGGGACGAAGGTATCAATGATACGCCCCCGCACTCTCTATGACCTGCTGGCAAATCTCATGCGGGGCTGA